DNA from Tripterygium wilfordii isolate XIE 37 chromosome 4, ASM1340144v1, whole genome shotgun sequence:
CTCTTCTATCTCAAGTCATGATCCAGTGCTTTGCAAGGGTCAAATAAGTTGCTATTATGTCTCAAGTCTGAATGCACAACCCCCCACTCTCCActaaatcaaattaatcaatCCCAAtacaagaacaaaacaaaatagataGTGAATATGATGTACCAAGTCGACACCTAACCAAGCCATCAAACCAGGATTAGACTTTCAATTCCGTTGCTCCTCCAATATAATCATCGTCGTGAATTTTCTGTTAAAAATTACGTTGTGGAGTTGAGAAAGATAGGCTAAGGATAAGATTGGAGGTGGGTTTGACAATcagatttaacaaaaaaaatgggtTTGGCACTCGATTTTGTGTGTTCAAATAAGAAAACTGGTGTTGTGTCTTCTGGAGGAGATGACGCTAGTTCAGATGGCGACATAACCGGAGTAGGAGATGGGGGAGAGTGCTTGACACCGACAGAGAAGAAGTTTGTGGGAAGGGTATTTGTGCCTTGGCCAAAATAGGAATAGGAGagaatattttcttttaattcgTGCCATGTAGGCATGTTGAGTCACAATGCCACCTATACTGGGATGGTGCTGGGACAAAATAGTGCTGGGATATTTAGACTTTTCGGAAGCCAAAATATTATTCATGATCTAGTTCCTTCGTAGCTGATCGATTTTGTGTAAATGTGTAATTCTTCAAATTTTATTGGCTATGAAAACTGAAAAGTAAAAACACGCAAGTTGCAAGGCCATAATCGTTAACCTGAAGGCCCAAAACAAGAAACTGCAGGCCCATTGGACTATGGAAGGCCCAAACAAACATGTTTTAAATTTTCAGTTTCCAGTTTTGGTGGCTTGGTGCATCACTTAACGTGGGGTTTGGAACACGGTGAGAATAACTGTTAGCTTTGGCATCTTGTTAGATCATTTGCCTTAAAAAGTAGTAGCACGTGTTATATTACGGAACTCTTTTGACGGATGCTCACCCTGGTTAAGTTATATTAATTTCTTAAGATTTTGTGTTTATAGGATTTCCCTTTCGATTATAATAACCCATGGAGAGTTTCTTTCCCTGTTATTTCTTTTCAGGCCACCTTCACCATCCATCAATACCTTTGGGCAGCCaagtttttttataaaaaaattcacaacCCAGTCACACCAATAttattatccgttttgggtttATCAGTTCCCAATGATACATCGGACCagcacgactttgttcttcctTTGCCGTCTCACTTAACGAtatttatatagtttttttgatttgattctcTTGTTGATATATGCTATCTGATGCTTGTTGTCGTACTGGTAGTCTCTCGATTTGTAATCATCTCCATATAGTGAAATTAGATCTCTGCTGTTCATGGACATAGGTCTTTGTGTGTCGAACCACGAATATCGCTTGTCTTGTCTCTTTACAGCTTTAATTTGCTTGGATATTGTTTATTAATTGATTTTCAACATAGCTAGGTTGGAtatttgatttaatcaatggttttGGTGCTTTGATTGTGGGTATTGGTGATGGTAGTGAGGGGTAGACTTGTCCTTATAAACTAAATGAGATCTTCACATTTTTGGAATGTGGGATTTCTAACACTTTTTGAACTCCATCCAGCTAGGAGGCACTAGTATGGGCCCCAGGCTTAGGCACCCACACAGAGTTCGTTTTGGGTGCAGGTGTGCCATGGGTGTTGTAGGATTCGTTTGTCACAACCCAATTTTTTTAAACATCGGATAAAGTTGGGATATGGCTTGGATACTGCTCAAGTACTTCTGGgccaaatgataaatttgggCTAAAATTCTTAAGCCCATATCATCATTAATCTGTTaattagaaaaacaaaataaaagcccATTAGCCCAAGCTCATCGCTAAGGACATCATCTTCAGTTGCTCGATACACAATTTAAGAGTGTTGTgttatgctgtgaggtgttgtgttgtgttgtgaggtataaaactatggtgctgtgaggtgagtttaAATGTtgaagctgtttggcgcatcgcTTTCAAAACTGTGGTGAGGTACTGTCAAATGTAATTTAGCGTTTGGCGTATATAAATAAAGGTGTGCTTATCTAGCTATGCGTATCAGTCGAAGCAGGAACCAAGGTGAAGTGCGTAGCTAGCGTTGTGCCTGTGCTTCCCGTGGAGAGCCTGAAGTGGGAGGAGCAGTGTACGTACGATTTAGGGTTTTGATGTTGGAGGGCAGTTTAGGCAATTTACATTTATGAAAGGGCAATCGTGTAATTTTATATCACTCCCGTGGGTTGAAACGTGGTTCAACGAGCTGTAAGCTGAAACACACGAAACTCGGCTTCACCAAATATGCTCCCGTTGCGGGAAAACACAAAGTAGAACGCGGGCTTTTAAACGTGCGGCCAAACTGTATCATTAAATAGACCTAAAATCTTACTCCTGCGCGATATTTAGGAGAAACTGTGCCATTGGCTAAACTTGTACGATTTTACtttttaggggtgtttttgtaCATcacacaagaaaagaaaatatgtaataatatgtCCGTCAACAAcgactttgaagaaattaagacGCAATCGCGGGAAGCTTCATGGAAGAAGCCTTAGCCCCTTATTTCTCTGACCATAGAAAGCAtataaatgcatatatatatttatttatttggtatTAAAAAACCGTTGAATGAAACTTGGTTCTGAAGTTTTAATGGAGGCCACACGGAATCATTAATCATTTCAACTATCCAACACACAACGATAAGCTAATGAGGGaagttgaaaaaacaaaaaagacattCTATTTAGACTTTTGCCTGATGGCCACCTCGCCATACTGTCCAGAttacttaattaattacatCTTTTTCTGTAATTGTCatttagtattattattttCCTGAACAGTAATTGCATTTGGTATTTATTAGTGCTTGAACTGCGGCTCGCAGAGAGAGGTTCCAGCTGCTGCTTTGTGAATTTATCTGTAATACTagtaaattatattatttggGGAGAACGGATACAGAAGAAAAACCATTATCTGACGGCCACGTATTCAGAAGAAAAAGAGGGGGTTTCTGGGCTCTGTTGGCTGGTTCGATTTTCCCAGATTCTTTTGATATGGTTGATTCTCTTGTTCGATTGCACAACAAAAGAACAAGTGTTGAGGCGGATATCTGTATGCTTGACTTTTGAGACGAGAGGGAGAAAGATGAGCAAGCACTCGGCCCCAGGTGCTTCCCGCCCCGCCCCGAGCAAGCCCAACTTCCTCACCAAGATCAAggtattttctttttatcttcttcctcttcgagAGTGATTATCTTTTTActgtattatattatattatatttgtttgtgTTCTTGGTTGATTGATTGGGATTTTCATTTTATACTTCGCTTATTTTTCAATTGAATTGTGGAAGATGAACCCATATAGCCAAGTTGGTTTGTCCGTTGACTTTCGATCCACGTCGAGTTTGTAAATATCAGTCCATTCTTATGCTTTCCATCtctttttttctagtttggacACAAAGTTAATTTAGTGATAACTGTATTTTTATATTTCTCCCGCAAACACTTCTCAGTTCAGCGTCTTCAAACCCTTAATGAactttccatcttcaaatcatAAAATGTGTTGAATTAGATTACGATTCTCCAAAATTTGTGATTCAGTGATAATCACTCTGTGTTCTCAATTTATTTGTCCTTTTAGAGTGCATCTTGTTTTAATTCGCCGTCCCCAGACTGTGGAAAAGGGAGGAGTAAATCCTCAGGTAGAAAAACTTCGCATGGATTCCACTTGGTTGAAGGGAAATCTGGTCATGATATGGAGGACTATCATGTTGCTGAAtacagaaaaaagaagaatcaTGAGCTCGGATTATTTGCCATATTTGATGGTCATCTTGGGGATCGCGTCCCAACTTACTTGAAAGATAACCTTTTCAATAACATACTCGATGAGGTACTTCTATATTTTCACTGTACTTGTTGGTTGCTTTATAAACTGTTCATTTGCAAAACACAAGAATGACTTGGTTAACTTTATATGGAAGAGGTGATCAACTGGTCATTCTTTTGTCATTGCTCACGATAAGCATAATGTGCCTGTGGTCCAATTAGATATTGTTAGGCTAGTTGACACtctgattttcttcttttttctttttttccatccATGCATGACTTCTTAAATATTAGGGTGAGTGagttctttatttctttttccgGTTATGCCTATGTTGAACAGcaaaatttcttcaaagatcCTGCGATTGCAATAAAGAATGCATACTGCTCCACCGATAAGTTTATATTGGAAAACTCTATGCAATTGGGGCCAGGTGGCTCAACTGCAGTAACAGCAATTGTTATCGATGGAACAGACCTATGGGTTGCAAATGTTGGCGACTCAAGAGCTGTTGCCTTTGAGAGAGGTGCTGCCAACCAACTTACAGTAGATCATGAGCCACACAGCGAGCGCAAGAGGATTGAGAAGCAGGGTGGCTTTGTTACAATTCTTCCTGGTGAGTATATCTCATCTAATAAATTCTGCTCGACTTATCTTTTTCATAGTGTTGTTGAATTACAGTATGCCTATGCTGAAAAAGCTAATTCTTATATCAGGAGATGTTCCTAGGGTAAATGGCCAACTTGCAGTTGCACGTGCTTTCGGAGATCAGAGCCTGAAAGCACATTTAAGTTCCGAGCCGGACGTAAGACACGTGCCCATAGACCCTACAATTGAGTTTGTTATATTGGCAAGTGATGGACTGTGGAAGGTAAGTCCCTGTAGTACAGTTAATCGAGTACAGATTTCACACTAGTTCAACATCTTTCTGAAGGACTTCGGAAAATTTTGATATGACAGCAAGTTGTTATAGAGACACTAGAGGGGTTTGTGCTAATGATTGTGTAATCACCTTCACACCGATTTTCCTGGGAAattaacaattttattgattCAATTTTATGGCAAGCATACTTGTTTTACAAATTATCACAAATCCAATTTATTAAGTTGGATTAGTTAAGATATTCCCTTCAATATCACTGGagaattatttttcttataaattaAATAGTGGATTCTTCAAAGTACTGATCGATTTTAGCTTGTTTCAGTTGACTAtacacattttaattttttatgaagTAACCATACACATTATAATTGGTCATTTTTTCAAGGTTTGGTGTTCCGCTTTCCGCTTTTGTTTGTCCACCATGACATTGAGCTAAGCAAATGTCCATTTCCAATGATGAAGTTGCTAGTTGGCTGTTGGgtcctttcttcctcttcttttattttttattttttggcttTTTGCAGCCAATCCTTGTTGAGTACATCATCAGTCTGGCTTTCTCTGGCAAGTCGCTCACGTTGATTTATCGATCTTTCTTTccaaaatgaattttgttttgacaAAGAATTTTCATTACTCTTGTTGAGATGTAATCCTACCATGTCTGTCTTCATTAAAAAATAGTTTATTGAAACTTTCTGACAAATTTTCATGGACAAAATCCCCTTGTATTTGTTCGCTAACCGACTTCAATCTTTTTCTTTAGCAACTTTACATCAACTGAGGTGAGAAGATTGTGGATATATGTGTTTGTTATGAATCTAAGATCAGTTAATGGACAAATATTGAACTTCAAAAGATTTTGGAGTTCCAAGGGTTGAGTAGGTGGTGTCCTTTGCGCAGATTTACATAAGGATTCAACAGGCTTGAATCTGTTGTATTAGTTGCATGCTACTGGGTTTCTTAAGGCTTTAATAATCTACATTGTATTGTTATGTGAAGAATCTAGAAGCCTGCTGTTTTTCTGTTCTGCTGATACTATCTAAGCTTTCATCATTGAAAGGGAAAGTTGGGTGTGCTTTGTTAATATGGAATAACTAAAAGCAAAACTGCATTGCTTAAGAGGGCACATAGTTTTGACTCATTTTATGCGCCACTATGACTGTGATGAGATGCCTGTGCTGTCTCATGTTAACACAATTTATTGTATAATTGTGGTTTCTCTGACTGACAGGTTATGAAGAATCAAGAGGCAGTTGATTTTGTGAAATCTATTAGAGATCCTCAAGCAGCAGCTAAGCGTTTGACAAGTGAAGCATTGGCAAGAAAGAGTAAGGATGATATATCATGCATTGTTATCCGATTTGGATGAAGAAACTGGTAGAAAGCTCGACGCCACCACCAATTCATTATATTTGGTACTGCAGCAGCATTTTGAATTCTCAACTGCGGTGTTGTGTCAGTATGGTTGAATATGGTTCAAAGAGCTCTATTTCTGTAGCAGCTTTTCTTTTAGAGTCTTTTCACCGCCAACTTGACATGGAAGTGATGCATTTTTTCATGTTTCCAAAGGAAGAAATTCCCTCATTCTTGGATACTTTTAGGAATTGGGTGCAGTTAATATGGGTAATTCTTTTCTCTGGAAGAATAATAAAGGTAAGAGAAACAGGACCGACGATAGTTCTGTGTATAAACCTACAGTGTGTAAAGAGCTATGACGTATATGAGCTACTGCAGATCCTTCGATGTTGTATACGTAGTAATAATGGCAGCGGTTGTTTCTGCTTGGTCATGTTGCTTGTTTGCCTATATCGTATACATTTGTTTTTGTTGCCTATATATATCGTATACatttgcttttttgtttttggcatATATCATACACAGAGAGTCATAAGCATGCAGCCCTGTTTTACTTACCAATACTATTATTGTTCATTAATTCTGGAATTTGCAATGGATAAtcgattattgttttttttttctctggtcctggaaatataattttgtaaaaatggagaaaataatGATGGGGGTTGATCCTAATCGAGTGTTCTCGCACATCCTAGAAGAAACGAAAACTCCACTCCCATCAAGCCGAGTACTCTCTCTTGCCGGTGAGTGCCAGTGGctataaattacaaaaaataatatcGAAGTATTACCACTTTGACAATATTACGCATTATTGGGGGAATCTGTTTAGGGTGATTGTATAAAAGGTGACAAGTAGGAAACGTTCTCAGAACGTATGGACCGACCTAAGCAGAAAACATcttttttgataaaatattattcatgataaaaaaaaaagcatcgaTGTTCTCCAAAATATCATTGTCACAAATACATATCAATACATAAGCAAATCATTCCAAGGCTTTGCCAATGATGGTGTTGGCTTGATAGTATAATGCATGATAGTCATACTTTTTCACCAAAATTTAATTCTCTTTGAAAACACAAGCTTACATATAAATTTTTAATGAATTGCATAATTTGTGAGTTAGTATGTAAACCCGATGGATTTAGCTAACACATACCGGAAGTGGCTGCAGCCatacaacaaaaaaacaatCCATCTAAGGATTTTGCTGTAACAATTTTCAGTCGGCATACCAGGTCTTACCCTGTCTTACGTCGTTTTACAAATTGATCCACAGCACTAGGAAAACAGAGTGAGATGACAATAAAAGTTTCTAATTACTTTCATGgtcaaaaacatatatttttgttgttgttaagTATCAAACTTCATCTTTGCTTCGTCTAATGACGGATTTTCATGTAATGAAGCATATTGGGTCCACCAACTGCCGTATAATTAGAGCACTCACATTAATGTATCTAAAAGATGTCTAATAGGGATAATAGAGAACATTCATATTTGCTTTTTAttagaatcgaacattgaacttacatatgtctaattcaatcgattgtcaaccgagttaTCGCTCGTTGATCTCTATTTTTGATACTTGTTCAAGTGGGTATCTACTTCTATATAACCAAAAAGTAAGTATATAAaagtttaaaatattaaaataataaatacctttattttttactaattatttttatttataattaatgctaattattttttctaaaattaatatataatgaAACATTTTAATTTACTTGAAATCAGAAAATATagacaaataataataaaataaaaagaaataaaaagaaataaatattttaatattatagaGATTTAGAATAAAGATATTGATATAGTTGTTAATAAATAGAGAATATGTAAACTATTAAAAAATAGTATTTTATTAGATAAAATAGAGTCTGTTAAGAGAGACAATGTGAATGTTGTAAGAatgtgatgagaatcccacatcggaagatagTGGGTttagagtctagcttataagggaagACAAACTTCCTATTAtcaacctgagttttcaatagagagttaggcctaaacttgtgatgctagacttgggcccccaatcccgtgtggcgggtatttatcattggtgttttcattgagagtgcacgCACCTGCGTGCAGACCCGTGAGTcgttaaaaaagagaaaaaattccGTTAAAAGTAactgaaaaaaaacaaaggcaGTTACTTTTTTGTAGATTTGTTCACTTTGTGTTTAAATAGAGTGATTTTTTATGGTCATAACAAGTTAAGAGATGTAACTATAATGTCATGCAAATAATGTTTACTTTTTCGTAGATTTGTTCACTTTGTGTTTAAATACAGTGATTTTTTATGGTCATAACAAGTTAAGAGATGTAACTATAATGTCATGCAAATAATGTTTATGAACGTCTATTGATTTAAAGCATCTTATCAAGAGTAGGATAGATGCATGTGACAAGAAGAATCATGCAAAGATTACttaaaagtaactgggaaagccctagatccactggacctgGTAAGGCTTTGTGACCCTGGCTCGCAAGGCTTAGGACGTTAAGTGGGCCATATGTCG
Protein-coding regions in this window:
- the LOC119997293 gene encoding probable protein phosphatase 2C 44, whose product is MSKHSAPGASRPAPSKPNFLTKIKSASCFNSPSPDCGKGRSKSSGRKTSHGFHLVEGKSGHDMEDYHVAEYRKKKNHELGLFAIFDGHLGDRVPTYLKDNLFNNILDEQNFFKDPAIAIKNAYCSTDKFILENSMQLGPGGSTAVTAIVIDGTDLWVANVGDSRAVAFERGAANQLTVDHEPHSERKRIEKQGGFVTILPGDVPRVNGQLAVARAFGDQSLKAHLSSEPDVRHVPIDPTIEFVILASDGLWKVMKNQEAVDFVKSIRDPQAAAKRLTSEALARKSKDDISCIVIRFG